The following are encoded together in the Arthrobacter sp. Y-9 genome:
- the atpD gene encoding F0F1 ATP synthase subunit beta — MTATATEHAATAAGATGRIARVIGPVVDVEFPADAIPEIYNALTTEVTLNGETKTITFETSQHLGDNLVRAISLQATDGLVRGTQVFDTGAPISVPVGDGVKGHIFNVLGKPLDVEESELQVSERWPIHRKAPSFASLEGSTEMLETGIKVIDLLTPYIKGGKIGLFGGAGVGKTVLIQEMITRVARNFGGTSVFAGVGERTREGNDLWVEMDEAGVLKDTALVFGQMDEPPGTRLRVALSALTMAEYFRDVQNQDVLLFIDNIFRFTQAGSEVSTLLGRMPSAVGYQPNLADEMGLLQERITSTKGHSITSMQAIYVPADDYTDPAPATTFAHLDATTELSREIASRGLYPAVDPLTSTSRILDPQYIGKDHYDTAVRVKQILQKNKELQDIIAILGVDELSEEDKIVVARARRIQQFLSQNTYTAKQFTGVEGSTVSIKDTIEGFKAICNGDVDHIAEQAFFNVGGMDDVERQWAKIQSETR, encoded by the coding sequence ATGACTGCCACCGCCACCGAGCACGCAGCCACCGCGGCCGGCGCCACCGGTCGTATTGCCCGCGTCATTGGGCCGGTTGTCGACGTCGAATTCCCGGCCGACGCCATCCCGGAAATCTACAACGCCCTGACCACTGAGGTCACCCTCAATGGTGAGACCAAGACCATCACCTTCGAGACTTCGCAGCACCTGGGCGACAACCTGGTCCGCGCCATCTCGCTGCAGGCGACCGACGGCCTGGTCCGCGGCACCCAGGTGTTCGACACCGGTGCCCCCATCTCCGTGCCCGTGGGCGACGGCGTCAAGGGCCACATCTTCAACGTGCTCGGCAAGCCGCTGGACGTCGAAGAGTCCGAGCTCCAGGTCTCCGAGCGCTGGCCCATCCACCGCAAGGCCCCGAGCTTCGCGAGCCTCGAAGGCTCGACCGAGATGCTCGAGACCGGCATCAAGGTCATCGACCTTCTCACCCCGTACATCAAGGGTGGCAAGATCGGCCTGTTCGGCGGCGCCGGCGTGGGCAAGACCGTGCTCATCCAGGAAATGATCACCCGTGTTGCTCGCAACTTCGGTGGCACCTCCGTGTTCGCCGGTGTCGGTGAGCGCACCCGTGAGGGTAACGACCTCTGGGTCGAAATGGACGAGGCCGGGGTTCTGAAGGACACCGCCTTGGTGTTCGGCCAGATGGATGAGCCGCCGGGAACGCGTCTGCGCGTGGCCCTGTCCGCTCTGACCATGGCGGAGTACTTCCGCGATGTGCAGAACCAGGACGTGCTGCTCTTCATCGACAACATCTTCCGCTTCACCCAGGCCGGTTCCGAGGTGTCGACCCTGCTGGGCCGCATGCCGTCCGCCGTGGGTTACCAGCCGAACCTGGCCGATGAGATGGGTCTCCTCCAGGAGCGCATCACCTCGACCAAGGGCCACTCGATCACGTCCATGCAGGCGATCTACGTCCCTGCTGACGACTACACCGACCCGGCGCCGGCCACCACCTTCGCGCACCTGGATGCGACCACCGAGCTCTCCCGTGAGATCGCTTCCCGTGGTCTGTACCCGGCCGTGGACCCGCTGACCTCCACTTCCCGCATCCTGGATCCCCAGTACATCGGCAAGGACCACTACGACACCGCTGTGCGCGTGAAGCAGATCCTGCAGAAGAACAAGGAACTCCAGGACATCATCGCCATCCTCGGTGTCGATGAGCTCTCCGAAGAGGACAAGATCGTCGTGGCCCGTGCCCGTCGTATCCAGCAGTTCCTGTCCCAGAACACCTACACCGCCAAGCAGTTCACCGGCGTCGAGGGTTCGACCGTGTCCATCAAGGACACCATCGAGGGCTTCAAGGCGATCTGCAACGGCGACGTCGACCACATCGCCGAGCAGGCGTTCTTCAACGTCGGTGGTATGGACGATGTCGAGCGTCAGTGGGCCAAGATCCAGTCTGAGACCCGCTGA
- a CDS encoding F0F1 ATP synthase subunit delta has product MAGVSSESLKAALAEVEPKLSTAPLSLANELFGILEALDGSAGLRRALTDPSRTAEEKSGLIRGLLAGKVSADAEQIVSSLAASRWADSRDIGDALETIAATVAIAVAESKGAAAGHGASGLEALENDLFAFNTVVGASHELQRALVEPAAAPQQKAELARKLVPSASEEAQLLIRQAVVAPRGVKPAKLVERFAELAAKRQERWIATVEVTRPLTEEQQARLQAGLNALYGRELKVNTVVDPELIGGIRVKVGDEVVDASVLTKLGELRRKLAG; this is encoded by the coding sequence ATGGCAGGTGTATCGAGCGAATCGCTGAAGGCGGCTCTGGCCGAGGTGGAGCCCAAGCTCTCCACGGCTCCGCTGTCCCTGGCGAACGAGCTTTTCGGAATCCTCGAGGCGCTTGACGGCTCGGCCGGTCTGCGTCGCGCTCTGACGGACCCTTCGCGCACCGCGGAGGAGAAGTCGGGCCTGATCCGTGGACTTCTGGCCGGCAAGGTCTCGGCCGATGCAGAGCAGATCGTCAGTTCGCTGGCGGCCTCCCGCTGGGCTGACTCCCGTGACATCGGCGATGCGCTCGAAACTATCGCCGCAACCGTGGCGATCGCCGTCGCTGAGTCCAAGGGCGCCGCAGCAGGTCACGGCGCCTCCGGGCTGGAAGCACTGGAGAACGATCTCTTCGCCTTCAACACGGTCGTCGGCGCCAGCCACGAGCTGCAGCGCGCCCTCGTGGAGCCGGCTGCTGCACCGCAGCAGAAGGCGGAACTGGCACGCAAGCTCGTTCCGAGCGCCAGCGAAGAGGCACAGCTCCTCATCCGTCAGGCCGTCGTCGCCCCGCGTGGCGTCAAGCCGGCCAAGCTGGTGGAGCGCTTTGCAGAGTTGGCCGCCAAGCGCCAGGAGCGCTGGATCGCCACGGTGGAAGTGACCCGCCCCCTCACCGAAGAGCAGCAGGCCCGCCTCCAGGCCGGTCTGAACGCGCTCTACGGCCGGGAGCTCAAGGTCAACACCGTCGTGGATCCGGAGCTCATCGGCGGTATCCGCGTCAAGGTCGGTGACGAAGTGGTTGACGCTTCCGTGCTGACCAAACTCGGCGAACTGCGCCGCAAGCTGGCCGGCTGA
- a CDS encoding DUF6355 family natural product biosynthesis protein — protein MISALAATAMLCLAGVAVAEPAQAVPTGPNSGPCGLQGVYDVVAGNFADYRHCGSASVCVHIDYWVGSGVEKAWPGGNRFYGAAWNKITNVYYVPGSC, from the coding sequence ATGATTTCCGCACTGGCAGCCACAGCGATGCTCTGTCTGGCAGGAGTGGCGGTGGCGGAGCCGGCGCAGGCGGTTCCCACCGGCCCGAACAGCGGTCCTTGCGGCCTGCAAGGCGTCTATGACGTGGTGGCGGGCAATTTCGCCGACTACCGGCATTGTGGATCCGCGTCGGTCTGCGTTCACATCGACTACTGGGTCGGCTCCGGGGTCGAGAAGGCATGGCCGGGCGGCAACAGGTTCTACGGAGCGGCTTGGAACAAGATCACCAACGTCTATTACGTACCGGGCAGCTGCTGA
- a CDS encoding F0F1 ATP synthase subunit gamma, with amino-acid sequence MGAQIRVYRQKIASTTSMRKIFKAMELIATSRIGKARARVAASQPYARAITRAVSAVASQSQVEHPLTTEPAQVRRAAVVVMTADRGLAGAYSASVLKQAEGLIELLHSEGKDVKTYLVGRKAQAYFDFRSRPYARVWTGGTDAPEFATAQEVSKVILDDFATDFEEGGVEEIHVVYTRFKSMVTQEPTVVRLLPLEVVEEENTPEAEILPLYDFEPETEQVLDSLLPRYIESRIFAAMLQAAASELAARQRAMKSAGDNATELIKKYTRLRNTARQAEITQELTEIVAGADALAS; translated from the coding sequence ATGGGAGCCCAGATCCGGGTCTACCGCCAGAAGATCGCCTCGACCACGTCGATGCGCAAGATCTTCAAGGCGATGGAACTGATCGCGACCTCTCGCATCGGTAAGGCACGTGCTCGTGTGGCTGCATCCCAGCCCTACGCCCGCGCCATCACCCGTGCCGTTTCTGCTGTCGCCAGCCAGAGCCAGGTGGAGCACCCGCTCACCACCGAGCCCGCTCAGGTGCGCCGCGCCGCCGTCGTCGTGATGACGGCCGACCGTGGTCTCGCCGGCGCGTACTCGGCGAGTGTGCTCAAGCAGGCCGAAGGCCTGATCGAGCTGCTCCACAGCGAAGGCAAGGACGTCAAGACCTACCTGGTGGGTCGCAAGGCGCAGGCCTACTTCGATTTCCGTTCCCGTCCTTACGCCCGCGTCTGGACCGGCGGCACCGATGCTCCGGAGTTCGCAACCGCTCAGGAGGTCAGCAAGGTCATCCTGGATGACTTCGCCACCGACTTCGAAGAGGGCGGCGTGGAGGAGATCCACGTGGTGTACACGCGCTTCAAGTCCATGGTGACCCAGGAGCCGACCGTCGTCCGCCTCCTGCCCCTGGAGGTCGTGGAAGAGGAGAATACTCCGGAAGCGGAGATCCTGCCCCTCTACGACTTCGAGCCCGAGACCGAGCAGGTGCTGGACTCGCTGCTGCCGCGCTACATCGAATCCCGCATCTTCGCGGCGATGCTGCAGGCCGCAGCGTCCGAGCTGGCCGCCCGTCAGCGTGCCATGAAGTCCGCAGGCGACAACGCGACCGAGCTGATCAAAAAGTACACGCGACTGCGCAACACGGCCCGTCAGGCCGAGATCACGCAGGAGCTCACCGAGATCGTGGCCGGTGCCGACGCACTCGCGTCGTAA
- a CDS encoding AtpZ/AtpI family protein yields MVKDSKNTKAAEPTDAGDGGYNAGMAVFSYIVGGIVVWSLIGWGLDSLWGTRWLVLAGAILGAAGGFYLVQMHGFFKHRAENPGPEPGKPHKPSK; encoded by the coding sequence ATGGTCAAAGATTCGAAGAACACGAAAGCTGCCGAGCCGACCGATGCTGGCGACGGTGGATACAACGCCGGGATGGCAGTCTTCAGCTACATCGTCGGCGGAATCGTGGTCTGGAGTTTGATAGGCTGGGGACTGGATTCACTGTGGGGAACGCGCTGGTTGGTGCTCGCTGGAGCCATTCTCGGTGCCGCCGGAGGTTTCTATCTCGTTCAGATGCACGGCTTCTTCAAACATCGTGCCGAGAACCCCGGGCCCGAGCCTGGGAAGCCCCACAAGCCTTCCAAATAA
- the atpE gene encoding ATP synthase F0 subunit C — protein sequence MQGNLNLVGYGLSAIGGGIGVGLVFAAYINGVARQPEAQRVLQPIAFLGLALTEALAILGLVFAFVL from the coding sequence ATGCAGGGCAATCTCAACCTTGTTGGTTACGGTCTCTCCGCCATCGGTGGTGGCATCGGCGTGGGTCTCGTCTTCGCCGCCTACATCAACGGCGTTGCCCGCCAGCCGGAGGCTCAGCGCGTGCTGCAGCCGATCGCGTTCCTCGGCCTGGCACTGACTGAAGCTCTTGCCATCCTCGGCCTGGTCTTCGCTTTCGTTCTCTAG
- a CDS encoding amidohydrolase family protein: MPLDSTSSPDGQRVILRGRIVSDGDSLADGLVAIADGRIVHAGPAADFSDPAFDGVEPTPLPDGAILIPGLVDIHCHGGNGGDFPSGQEDSARTAIDFLHRAGTTSLLASMVTASREDLLHGIELYVGLTEEGLLEGIHLEGPFLSEARCGAQNPAFLLNPDLELAEELILAANGKLRTMTYAPELPGAAELVDLLTTHGVVPSLGHTDSDDPTAASSLAAARDGLAAAGFDGSTSRPTVTHLFNGMRPIHHRDPGPVTACLRAAQAGRAAVELVADNTHLDPQTTLTVFDLVGSANVLLVTDSMAAAGLSDGHYMLGPSPVTVADGVATLDATGSIAGGTATLLQVVQRTVAAGVPLADAVRSATAVPADVLGLDDEVGSLRRGLRADVVVLDADLRLQRVMRQGEWLV, translated from the coding sequence ATGCCTCTGGACAGCACCTCTTCCCCTGATGGACAGCGCGTCATCCTGCGCGGCCGCATCGTCTCCGACGGCGACTCCCTCGCCGACGGTCTGGTGGCCATCGCGGACGGCAGGATCGTCCATGCCGGGCCCGCAGCGGACTTCTCAGACCCGGCCTTCGACGGCGTGGAGCCCACTCCCCTGCCCGACGGCGCCATCCTGATCCCCGGCCTGGTCGACATCCACTGCCACGGCGGAAACGGCGGGGACTTCCCCTCGGGGCAGGAAGACTCCGCCCGCACCGCGATCGACTTCCTGCACCGTGCCGGCACCACGTCGCTGCTCGCGAGCATGGTCACCGCGTCACGCGAAGACCTTCTCCACGGCATCGAGCTCTATGTCGGGCTGACCGAGGAAGGGCTCCTTGAAGGCATCCATCTCGAAGGTCCCTTCCTGTCCGAGGCCCGCTGCGGAGCGCAGAACCCGGCCTTCCTGCTGAACCCGGATCTGGAGCTCGCGGAAGAGCTGATCCTCGCAGCCAACGGCAAGCTCCGCACCATGACCTACGCCCCGGAATTGCCAGGGGCGGCGGAGCTCGTGGACCTGCTGACCACCCACGGTGTGGTCCCTTCGCTCGGCCACACCGATTCCGACGACCCCACCGCCGCCAGTTCCCTGGCCGCGGCCCGGGACGGCCTGGCCGCCGCCGGGTTCGACGGTTCCACGAGCCGACCGACCGTCACCCACCTGTTCAACGGCATGCGCCCCATCCACCACCGCGATCCCGGCCCCGTGACGGCGTGCCTCCGCGCCGCCCAGGCCGGGCGGGCCGCCGTGGAACTCGTGGCCGACAACACGCACCTGGACCCCCAGACCACGCTGACCGTCTTCGACCTGGTCGGTTCCGCGAATGTGCTGCTGGTGACGGATTCCATGGCCGCGGCCGGACTGAGCGACGGGCACTATATGCTCGGCCCCTCCCCCGTCACCGTGGCGGACGGGGTCGCGACCCTCGACGCCACCGGGTCGATCGCGGGTGGCACCGCCACGCTGCTCCAGGTGGTCCAGCGGACCGTCGCCGCCGGCGTCCCCCTCGCCGACGCCGTCCGCTCGGCGACCGCTGTCCCCGCCGACGTCCTGGGACTCGACGACGAGGTGGGAAGCCTGCGCCGCGGCCTGCGTGCCGACGTCGTGGTGCTCGACGCCGATCTGCGGCTCCAGCGCGTCATGCGCCAGGGGGAATGGCTCGTCTGA
- the atpB gene encoding F0F1 ATP synthase subunit A: MFALTLPAQDSGSFNPPGIDEMHLPAILPWGAADGFSKQMLLVILSVVIIAAFFLAAARKGKLVPGKLQFAGETAYGFVRNSIAKDIIGGKDFLKYVPLLFSLFFFILVNNIYGAIPVIQLPSFSHVGGAYVLAGLVYLTWIVIGVKKNGIRYFKLATVPSGVPFYILPLVIPIEIISNFVVRPITHSLRLFATMLAGHLIVMIAGSGIEFLISQESVLLKGTSILVLAGAVAMYMLEALIMVLQAYVFTLLTAIYIEGALHADSH; this comes from the coding sequence TTGTTCGCGCTTACGCTCCCCGCTCAGGATTCGGGTTCTTTCAACCCGCCTGGTATTGATGAAATGCACCTCCCGGCGATTCTGCCTTGGGGGGCGGCGGACGGTTTCTCCAAGCAGATGCTTCTGGTGATCCTCTCCGTGGTCATCATCGCGGCCTTCTTCCTGGCCGCCGCCCGCAAGGGCAAGCTCGTCCCCGGAAAGCTCCAGTTCGCCGGTGAGACCGCCTACGGTTTCGTCCGCAACAGCATCGCCAAGGACATCATCGGCGGCAAGGACTTCCTCAAGTACGTCCCGCTGCTGTTCAGCCTCTTCTTCTTCATCCTCGTCAACAACATCTACGGTGCGATCCCCGTGATCCAGCTGCCGTCCTTCTCTCACGTGGGCGGCGCCTATGTGCTGGCCGGCCTGGTGTACCTGACCTGGATCGTCATCGGCGTCAAGAAGAACGGCATCCGCTACTTCAAGCTGGCAACCGTTCCTTCGGGCGTTCCCTTCTACATCCTGCCGCTCGTGATCCCGATCGAGATCATCTCGAACTTCGTGGTCCGCCCCATCACGCACAGCCTCCGTCTGTTCGCGACCATGCTGGCAGGCCACCTGATCGTGATGATCGCCGGTTCCGGCATCGAGTTCCTCATCTCCCAGGAAAGTGTCCTCCTGAAGGGCACCTCGATTCTGGTTCTGGCCGGCGCGGTGGCCATGTACATGCTCGAAGCGCTGATCATGGTGCTGCAGGCGTACGTGTTCACGCTGTTGACCGCCATCTACATCGAAGGCGCGCTCCACGCCGACAGCCACTGA
- a CDS encoding DUF2550 domain-containing protein has product MGDSVIVTLGIAAILAIIIGALCLVGVRRVNLRRALGTIDASICLANGRWQMGVCRFQGSELEWFKMFSLSPTPRYSFERNQLDLVRRREPGEVESSRIQPGSVIVELSYEGQEVLLAMRFDEYTGLSSWLEAGPRPGLNRLD; this is encoded by the coding sequence ATGGGTGATTCGGTCATTGTCACTCTGGGCATCGCAGCGATCCTCGCGATCATCATCGGTGCTCTGTGCCTGGTAGGGGTGCGCCGCGTCAATCTGCGGCGCGCCCTGGGCACCATCGACGCCTCCATCTGCCTGGCCAACGGCCGCTGGCAGATGGGGGTTTGTCGTTTCCAGGGTTCGGAGCTCGAGTGGTTCAAGATGTTCTCCCTGAGCCCCACGCCGCGCTACAGCTTCGAGCGCAACCAGCTTGATCTGGTCCGACGGCGTGAGCCGGGCGAGGTGGAGTCGTCCAGGATCCAGCCGGGCTCGGTGATCGTGGAGCTGAGCTACGAGGGCCAGGAAGTGCTGCTCGCGATGCGTTTCGACGAGTACACCGGGCTCTCCTCCTGGCTGGAAGCCGGGCCGAGACCGGGACTCAACCGGCTCGACTGA
- a CDS encoding MraY family glycosyltransferase: MIMYSLMALTAMVVSYFATWLARSLGNRYELFTPIRLRDQHTKPVPRLGGLGIFAGVLVALLVASQSFFVKDIFKGNASPWGVLAGAAVIVLVGLLDDLIDLKWWIKLLGQFGAGLVVAVWGVRMTVIPFFGEPIHLTSYPLSVAVTAFLIAVTMNALNFIDGLDGLAAGVSIIGGSAFFLMAYWVHRNAVLLDYSDLATLLTAVIVGSCLGFLPHNWYPARIFMGDSGAMLIGLLMASAGIVATGQVGSGLYERVNGLPTVLPLLLPFMVMAVPLLDLISAVVRRTARGRSPWAADRGHLHHKLLDLGHSDRSAVLLMYAWTAVLAYGCAAMAFFPWGTVVTVVLILCAILTAMTLKPRLARSADDS, encoded by the coding sequence ATGATCATGTACTCCCTCATGGCGCTCACCGCCATGGTCGTCTCCTACTTCGCCACGTGGCTGGCCAGATCGCTGGGCAACCGGTACGAGCTCTTCACACCGATCCGCCTCCGTGACCAGCACACGAAGCCGGTGCCGCGGCTCGGCGGCCTGGGGATCTTCGCCGGTGTCCTGGTGGCGCTCCTGGTGGCCAGCCAGTCCTTCTTCGTCAAGGACATCTTCAAAGGCAACGCCTCGCCGTGGGGGGTGCTCGCGGGAGCCGCCGTGATCGTGCTGGTCGGACTTCTGGACGACCTCATCGACCTCAAGTGGTGGATCAAGCTGCTGGGGCAGTTCGGCGCCGGGCTCGTCGTGGCCGTCTGGGGTGTGCGGATGACGGTCATCCCGTTTTTCGGGGAGCCGATCCATCTCACGTCCTACCCCCTCAGCGTCGCGGTGACGGCCTTCCTGATCGCCGTCACCATGAACGCCCTGAACTTCATCGACGGGCTGGACGGCCTCGCGGCGGGTGTCTCGATCATCGGCGGCTCGGCCTTCTTCCTCATGGCGTATTGGGTGCACCGCAATGCCGTGCTCCTCGACTACTCGGACCTGGCCACCCTGCTCACGGCTGTGATCGTGGGGAGCTGCCTGGGCTTCCTTCCGCACAACTGGTATCCGGCGCGGATCTTCATGGGGGATTCCGGCGCCATGCTGATCGGACTGCTCATGGCCTCCGCCGGTATCGTGGCCACGGGTCAGGTGGGATCCGGGCTGTACGAGCGGGTCAACGGCCTGCCCACCGTGCTGCCGCTGCTGCTGCCCTTCATGGTGATGGCCGTCCCGCTGCTGGATCTCATCTCGGCGGTGGTGCGGCGCACTGCACGCGGCCGGTCGCCGTGGGCCGCCGACCGTGGACATCTGCACCACAAGCTCCTGGACCTCGGGCATTCCGACCGCTCGGCCGTGCTCCTCATGTACGCGTGGACCGCCGTCCTCGCCTACGGCTGCGCCGCGATGGCGTTCTTCCCGTGGGGGACCGTGGTGACCGTGGTGCTCATCCTGTGCGCGATCCTCACCGCGATGACGCTCAAGCCCCGCCTCGCGCGCTCCGCCGACGACTCCTGA
- the atpA gene encoding F0F1 ATP synthase subunit alpha, with the protein MAELTINADDVRNALNEFAASYEPGNAERVEVGRVTTASDGIARVEGLPSVMANELLRFEDGTLGLAQNLDVREIGVIVLGDFTGIEEGQEVHRTGQILSVPVGDAFLGRVVDPLGQPIDDLGDIKAEGTRALELQAPGVTQRKSVHEPMQTGLKAIDAMIPIGRGQRQLIIGDRQTGKTAIAVDTIINQKANWESGDVNKQVRCIYVAIGQKASTIAAVRQTLEEKGALEYTTIVASPASDPAGFKYLAPYAGSAIGQHWMYGGKHVLIIFDDLSKQAEAYRAVSLLLRRPPGREAYPGDVFYLHSRLLERCAKLSDELGAGSMTGLPIIETKANDVSAYIPTNVISITDGQIFLQSDLFNANQRPAVDVGISVSRVGGSAQVKAMKKVSGTLKLDLAQYRDMQAFAMFASDLDAASRQQLTRGARLMELLKQGQYQPYPVENQVVSIWAGTNGYLDDVPVEDVSRFESEFLEHLKHSTSILTTIGQTNLLENDTVEALKTAITDFKRGFFGEGHSQLVGAGHEEHEAISGDSVDQEKIVKQKR; encoded by the coding sequence ATGGCCGAATTGACCATCAATGCCGACGACGTCCGCAATGCCTTGAACGAGTTCGCGGCGTCTTACGAGCCCGGCAACGCCGAGCGCGTCGAGGTCGGCCGTGTGACCACCGCCAGCGACGGTATCGCCCGTGTCGAGGGTCTTCCCTCGGTCATGGCCAACGAACTCCTTCGCTTCGAGGATGGAACTCTGGGTCTGGCCCAGAACCTTGACGTCCGTGAGATCGGCGTGATCGTACTCGGTGACTTCACCGGTATCGAAGAAGGCCAGGAAGTGCACCGCACGGGTCAGATCCTTTCTGTCCCCGTCGGCGACGCGTTCCTCGGCCGCGTGGTTGACCCGCTGGGCCAGCCCATCGACGACCTGGGCGACATCAAGGCTGAGGGCACCCGCGCACTGGAGCTCCAGGCCCCGGGCGTGACCCAGCGTAAGTCGGTCCACGAGCCGATGCAGACGGGTCTCAAGGCCATCGACGCCATGATCCCGATCGGCCGTGGCCAGCGTCAGCTGATCATCGGTGACCGCCAGACCGGTAAGACGGCCATCGCGGTGGACACCATCATCAACCAGAAGGCCAACTGGGAGTCCGGCGACGTCAACAAGCAGGTTCGCTGCATCTACGTCGCGATCGGCCAGAAGGCGTCCACCATCGCCGCTGTGCGCCAGACCCTGGAAGAGAAGGGCGCCCTGGAGTACACCACGATCGTGGCCTCCCCGGCTTCCGACCCCGCGGGCTTCAAGTACCTGGCTCCGTACGCCGGTTCGGCCATCGGCCAGCACTGGATGTACGGCGGCAAGCACGTCCTCATCATCTTCGATGACCTCTCCAAGCAGGCCGAAGCCTACCGCGCCGTGTCGCTGCTGCTGCGCCGCCCGCCGGGACGTGAAGCCTACCCGGGTGACGTGTTCTACCTGCACTCCCGTCTGCTCGAGCGTTGTGCCAAGCTCTCCGACGAGCTGGGCGCGGGCTCGATGACCGGTCTGCCGATCATCGAGACGAAGGCGAACGACGTGTCCGCCTACATCCCGACCAACGTCATCTCCATCACCGACGGCCAGATCTTCCTGCAGTCGGACCTCTTCAACGCCAACCAGCGTCCCGCTGTCGACGTGGGCATCTCGGTGTCCCGCGTGGGCGGTTCCGCTCAGGTCAAGGCCATGAAGAAGGTCTCCGGCACCTTGAAGCTGGACCTCGCTCAGTACCGCGACATGCAGGCCTTCGCCATGTTCGCCTCGGACCTGGATGCGGCTTCCCGCCAGCAGCTGACCCGTGGCGCCCGCCTCATGGAGCTGCTCAAGCAGGGCCAGTACCAGCCGTACCCGGTCGAGAACCAGGTCGTCTCCATCTGGGCCGGCACCAACGGCTACCTGGACGATGTCCCGGTCGAGGACGTGTCCCGCTTCGAGTCCGAGTTCCTCGAGCACCTGAAGCACAGCACGTCCATCCTGACCACCATCGGCCAGACCAACCTGCTGGAGAACGACACGGTCGAGGCTCTGAAGACGGCGATCACCGACTTCAAGCGCGGCTTCTTCGGCGAGGGTCACAGCCAGCTGGTCGGCGCCGGCCACGAAGAGCACGAGGCCATCTCGGGCGACTCCGTGGACCAGGAAAAGATCGTCAAGCAGAAGCGCTAG
- a CDS encoding F0F1 ATP synthase subunit B has protein sequence MDQLILASGDAAEKPNPLIPNVWEMGVVLVGFLVLLFIVVKFVVPMFEKTFAERAEAIEGGIAKAEKAQAEATAALEEYKQQLTDARAEANRIREEARAEGAQILAELKEKAAAEAARITEQAHVQIEAERQAAVVSLRSEVGSLATTLAGRIVGESLEDDARASRVVDRFLADLENQSAGAAQ, from the coding sequence ATGGATCAGCTGATCCTCGCCTCCGGCGACGCCGCTGAAAAGCCCAACCCTCTCATTCCCAATGTCTGGGAAATGGGCGTGGTCCTGGTCGGCTTCCTGGTTCTGCTCTTCATCGTGGTCAAGTTCGTTGTCCCGATGTTCGAGAAGACCTTTGCCGAGCGTGCCGAGGCCATCGAAGGCGGCATCGCCAAGGCCGAGAAGGCGCAGGCGGAAGCCACCGCAGCGCTGGAAGAATACAAGCAGCAGCTGACGGACGCCCGCGCAGAGGCCAATCGCATCCGCGAAGAAGCCCGTGCCGAAGGCGCCCAGATTCTCGCTGAGCTCAAGGAGAAGGCCGCCGCTGAGGCAGCCCGCATCACCGAGCAGGCCCACGTACAGATCGAGGCAGAGCGTCAGGCCGCCGTCGTCTCCCTGCGCAGCGAAGTCGGCAGCCTTGCCACGACGCTCGCCGGGCGCATCGTCGGTGAGTCGCTGGAAGATGATGCCCGCGCATCCCGCGTGGTCGATCGCTTCCTCGCCGATCTGGAGAACCAGAGCGCAGGTGCAGCACAGTAA
- a CDS encoding F0F1 ATP synthase subunit epsilon has translation MAELDVEVVAADHFVWSGAAKVVNARTSDGAIGILPGHAPVLAILAEGELSIEPVTGSRIHVTVDGGFFSVDNDRVVIVADNAQLNDSAAA, from the coding sequence ATGGCTGAGCTCGACGTTGAGGTCGTCGCGGCGGACCACTTCGTGTGGTCCGGCGCGGCCAAGGTGGTCAACGCCCGCACCAGCGATGGCGCGATCGGCATCCTCCCCGGGCACGCGCCGGTTCTGGCGATCCTGGCGGAAGGTGAACTGTCCATCGAGCCGGTCACGGGCAGCCGCATCCACGTCACCGTGGATGGGGGATTCTTCTCCGTTGACAATGACCGAGTGGTGATCGTGGCTGACAATGCTCAGCTCAACGATTCCGCCGCGGCGTAG